Genomic window (Magnolia sinica isolate HGM2019 chromosome 10, MsV1, whole genome shotgun sequence):
CAGGAGAGAGCATTGAAATTGTTAGATCAATACAAAAAGAAATCGACGTTGTACAGAACAAACACGCTTCTTGTACCTCTCGGGGATGATTTCCGTTATGTCAGCACTGAGGAAGCAGAAGCTCAATTTAGAAACTATCAAATGTTATTTGATTATATAAATTCTAATCCTGGTCTGAATGCGGAAGCCAAATTTGGCACTCTCGAAGATTATTTCCAAACCCTTCGCGAAGAAGCAGAAAGAATAAATTTTACCCGTCCCGGTGAGGTGGGCTCTGGGGAACTTGAGGGTTTTCCCTCTCTCTCaggtgatttcttcacctatgcTGATAGACAACAGGATTACTGGAGTGGCTACTATGTTTCTAGGCCGTTCTTTAAAGCTGTTGATCGCGTGCTCGAACAGATGCTGCGTGCATCAGAAATGATGCTTGCGTTAATGCTGGGCTACTGTCAGAAATCACCATGTTTGAAGCTTCCTGTAAGTTTCTCCCACAAGTTAACAGCTGCAAGGAGGAATCTAGCACTTTTTCAGCATCATGATGGTGTTACAGGTACGGCTAAAAATCATGTGGTGGAGGACTATGGAACTCGAATGCACACTTCTTTACAGGATCTGCAGATTTTCATGTCTAAGGCTGTTGAAGTGCTGCTTGGAGTTCATCGTGGGAAATCCGATCAAAGTCCTGCCCCACCATCTCCGTTTGAGCCAGAGCAGGTACGATCAAGGTATGATGTCCAACCGATACACAGACTGATTACCGTCCCTGAAGGAAGTGTGCAGTCTGTGGTTTTCTTCAATCCACTTGAGCAAACAAGAGATGAAATTGTGATGGTTGTTGTTAGCAATCCAGATGTGAGTGTTTTACATTCGAATTGGTCTTGTGTGAAAAGCCAGCTTTCCCCTGAGTTGCAGCATGACAATGAACATATGTTCACTGGGAGGCATCGTCTTTATTGGCAAGCTTCTGTTCCTGCCATGGGTTTGGAAACCTATTATGTTGCCAACGGATTTGTAGGATGCGAGAAGGCTATGCCTGCTAAACTGAAAATTTTCACTGATTCCAGTCCACCATCTTGCCCCACTCCTTATGCCTGCTCAAAACTGGAAGGGGATACAGCAGAGATCCGAAATTGGCAAAGTACACTTGTGTTTGATGTCAAGACTGGTTTGCTGCAGAAGATAAGCCATAGTGATGGTTCTCAAACTGTTGCGGAAGAAGAAATAGCAATGTACTCTAGCTCTGGCAGTGGGGCCTACCTATTCAAACCCACAGGGGATGCTCAATCCATTGTAAAAGGAGGTGGGCGGCTGGCAATGTCAGAGGGCCCATTGGTGCAGGAATTTTACTCTTACCCAAAGACAGAATGGCAGAGAGGCCCAATCTCACAAAGTACTCGTATCTATAATGGGAAGAGCATACAAGAATTTGTCATAGAGAAAGAATACCATGTTGAGCTCCTTGGCCGGGACTTCAATGACAAGGAGGTGATAGCCAGATATAAGACAGATGTTAACAGCAAACGAGTTTTCTATTCTGATTTAAATGGCTTTCAGATGAGCCGGAGGGAGACATACGACAAAATCCCTCTGCAAGGAAATTACTACCCCATGCCCTCGCTTGCCTTTTTGCAGGGTTCAGATGGTCGCCGGTTCTCAGTCCATTCTCGGCAGTCACTAGGTGTTGCAAGCCTTAAAAGTGGTTGGCTGGAAATTATGCTGGACAGGCGTTTGCTCCGTGATGATGAGCGTGGTCTTGGGCAAGGAGTGGTTGACAACCGCCCGATGAATGTGATCTTCCACATCTTGAAGGAATCCAACGTCTCTGCTTCAACTTCCACTTCTACCACAATGCCTCTCAACCCCTCAATCCTCTCACACcgtgttggggcccacttgaattaccCCATGCACGTATTCATTGGCAAGAAACCAGAGGAAATATCAGTGCAGTCGCTACCACCAAGGTCCTTCTCTCCGTTAGCAGCTTCCTTGCCATGCGACTTGCATATTGTAAGCTTCAAGGTCCCACAGCCTTTGAGATATTCTCAGCTTCCTCCCGGAGATTCTAGATTTGTTGTCATCTTACAGAGGCGACAGTGGGATACATCTTACTGCCATAGGGGCAGTGACAGGCAATGTTCGACTTTAGCAGATGAGCCTGTCAATCTGTTCTACATCTTCAAGGATATTGCGGTTTTGAATGTGAAACAGACTTCTTTGAATCTCTTACATGATGACATGGAAATGCTGGGGTACATTGAGCATACTGGAAATGCTGCACAGGAAGGTCTTCTTATATCTCCCATGGAATTACAGGCCTACAAACTGGAACTGAGGCCCCCCCAGTGAATTTGATGAAAGCTGCACTCGTGCTGCAGTCCTCTTTTCCACATGGCATGCAGGTGTCTCCTCCTCATTGGGTTTCTCTTTTAATGGATGAGATGAGATCATTTACTTTCCCAGCATCCACAGCAAGAGGTATCTGGTTTCTTCCTTTTTCCCTGCCAATGGAGGGGGCACACAATTATCTTTCGGGCTTGATGAGATGACATGATCTGCATTGGGCCACTGGCAACAgaatatgaaattttatacctTTGCTTTTTTACCAGAATATGTTGAAGATGGAGAGCTCAACCTATTTGTGTTCGAAATTAAAGCATATGCCAGGTAGTCAACGTAGATTAACCGGCAGGGTCATTTTCCGCCATATGACATGCCTTTCTACTCAGTCTTCTCTGGGAACTTTGGTAATCATAGAGGCACCCTGACCTGAAATTCTCTGAGACTTTCCTAGTAATTAGTTCACTTTTTCCTTGTCATTTATGCTTGTTGGAACTTCACATTGTGATAAATGTGACTGTACAGAAGTCTGGTCCTGTATTAATGAAAATGTGATAGAAAACTATAAGCTGTTTCTATGTGAGTATATACTAGCTCACAACACAAAACAAGAAATATGGATATTTCTTCTCAGCTAACCCATGTCCGATGGGGATAATGAGAACATTTAATAATGGCTGGCACTTATTAAAGAGGCACTAACATAATCCTACATGTGTTTGGCCGAAAACCCATGTGTGCTTGTGACACCCTGGCATGCATGGTAAACATCCAAGCCAGCTCTCAGGTGGGACTCATGTTTAGATTCAATTGCTAGAAAAATTAGGCCACACCAGCCATCGGGCAGGCCAGTTTATGAAACTAATGCATGCATaaaacaggttttttttttttttgttcaatcGTTCTGTATAATGTGGCTCAACTGATGGAGACTTTGGACTTTGCAAACTGTTACTTTATTGTTCTTTTTTGGACGGGCCGGATTATATGCACATGGGTTCAGCCAACCTGTCCCTTaaatagtagtttttttttttttctccttcatttatttattttccgtcTCTCTCCTAATTTTGGATTCTGTATAAACAGATCTCAGAGAACCATCCTGTTAATAATGCAGTCCGGATTGTAGCCCCAGGTCCAATCAATCCATTAGTATCTGGGAGTCCAAGCAGGGTTGGTAGGGCCCAGCGGTGTTCACCATATCTAAGTTGTCACGTCAGACATTGTGATtcctttaatttaatttaaacttCTTGCTGAGT
Coding sequences:
- the LOC131258333 gene encoding alpha-mannosidase 2; amino-acid sequence: MPFFSSAGSRRGSGLGQSILPSSSSPSAKSSRHRKPPRRRNPLKDLIFSNNLIFSITISLSFFFFLAVILRYGIPNPLHRNPRPLSSSSSSRLRKTSTIRKPISSDRNRNEAVVDLTTKDLYDKIEFLDKDGGPWKQGWMVNYMGNEWDSEKLKVFVVPHSHNDPGWKLTVDEYYDRQSRHILDTIVESLSKDSRRKFIWEEMSYLEKWWRDSSVTKREDFIKLVQSGQLEIVGGGWVMNDEANSHYFAIIEQMMEGNMWLNSTIGVVPKNAWAIDPFGYSATMAYLLRRMGFQNMLIQRTHYELKKELALNKNLEYIWRQSWDVEETTDIFVHMMPFYSYDIPHTCGPEPAICCQFDFARMHGFGYEACPWRQDPVETNPGNVQERALKLLDQYKKKSTLYRTNTLLVPLGDDFRYVSTEEAEAQFRNYQMLFDYINSNPGLNAEAKFGTLEDYFQTLREEAERINFTRPGEVGSGELEGFPSLSGDFFTYADRQQDYWSGYYVSRPFFKAVDRVLEQMLRASEMMLALMLGYCQKSPCLKLPVSFSHKLTAARRNLALFQHHDGVTGTAKNHVVEDYGTRMHTSLQDLQIFMSKAVEVLLGVHRGKSDQSPAPPSPFEPEQVRSRYDVQPIHRLITVPEGSVQSVVFFNPLEQTRDEIVMVVVSNPDVSVLHSNWSCVKSQLSPELQHDNEHMFTGRHRLYWQASVPAMGLETYYVANGFVGCEKAMPAKLKIFTDSSPPSCPTPYACSKLEGDTAEIRNWQSTLVFDVKTGLLQKISHSDGSQTVAEEEIAMYSSSGSGAYLFKPTGDAQSIVKGGGRLAMSEGPLVQEFYSYPKTEWQRGPISQSTRIYNGKSIQEFVIEKEYHVELLGRDFNDKEVIARYKTDVNSKRVFYSDLNGFQMSRRETYDKIPLQGNYYPMPSLAFLQGSDGRRFSVHSRQSLGVASLKSGWLEIMLDRRLLRDDERGLGQGVVDNRPMNVIFHILKESNVSASTSTSTTMPLNPSILSHRVGAHLNYPMHVFIGKKPEEISVQSLPPRSFSPLAASLPCDLHIVSFKVPQPLRYSQLPPGDSRFVVILQRRQWDTSYCHRGSDRQCSTLADEPVNLFYIFKDIAVLNVKQTSLNLLHDDMEMLGYIEHTGNAAQEGLLISPMELQAYKLELRPPQ